CCTTCGTCGACGGGCTTTCGCACCAGGATCTCGCCGCGGCGACGAAACAGCCGCTCGGGACGATCAAATCCTGGATTCGGCGGGCGCTGCACGCCCTGAAAAAGTGCCTCGACCCATGAGCGGTAGCGACGACGATCCCGATCTCCTCGCCGGCGAATATGTGCTCGGCTGCCTCGATGCTGAAACCGCGGCGGCGGTGGTGGCGCGGGCGGCGCGCGAGCCGGCGCTGGCGGCGGCGATCCAGGCCTGGGAGCAAAGGCTCGCGCCGCTGGCCGAACTGCTCCCCGAGGTTGCGCCGCCACCGGAACTGTGGCCGCGGATCGCCGAATCGCTGCCGCCGCAACGGGGCGATCTCGCCGCCGCGCAGATTCGCCGCCGGCTTCGCCTCTGGCAGGCGAGCACCGCCGGCGCCCTGGCGCTCGCCGCCGCCTTCGCCGGCCTCCTTCTTTGGCGCACGCCGCCCACTCACGCCCCCCGCGCCGTCGCCACCTTGATGCCGGCGAGCGGCCAGGGGCCGGTCTTCATGGCAATGATGATCGGCAATGGCGAGATCGCCATCACCAGCGCGGCACCGCTCAGCGTCGCCGCTGATCGCAGTCTCGAACTCTGGGAATTGCCGGCGGGGGAGACGCGGCCGCGCTCGCTCGGGGTGTTGCCGGCGCGGGGCACCCGGGTGGTGCGGGCCGAGGGGGCGGGGCCTGCGACCCAGCTCATGATCAGCCTCGAGCCGAGCGGCGGCTCGCCGACCGGCGCGCCGACCGGCCCGGTGCTCTATGCCGGCACGCTTGCCGTCGTCGATTAGCGCCAGGCGGATACGAAAAACCCGGGAAAGCCGCGCTTTCCCGGGTATCGTCGGCGACGGCGGGGAGAAAACTCAGTTCGGCATCAGCACCTTATCAACGACGTGAATAACGCCGTTGGCCTGTTTGACGTCATAGATGGTGATATCGGCGACGTTGCCCTTCTCGTCCTTCATGACGATGTTCTGCGAGCCGTTCATCATGAAGGTGAGGGTGCCGCCCTCGAGCGTTTTCAGCGTCGCCATGCCGTTGCCGGCGAGGATCAGCTTGCGGAGCGCGGTCGAGGTGTAATCGCCGGCGACCACGTGATAGGTGAGAATCTTGTTCAGCGTCGCCTTGTTCTCGGGCTTGACCAGGGATGCGACCGTGCCCGCGGGCAGATCATTGAACGCTTCGTTGGTCGGGGCGAAAACCGTGAGCGGACCTTTGCCGTTCAACGCATCGACCAGGCCCGCCGCCTTCACCGCCGCGACCAGCGTCGTGTGGTCGGCGGAATTGACTGCGTTCATCACGATCGTTTTCGAGGGATACATCGCCTGGCCGCCGACCATGACGACGCTGTCCTGCGCCGCCCAGGCCCCGCCGGCGGCGAACGCCAGAGCCGTTCCCAAAGAAAACGCGATCATTCGTTTCATCGACTGTCTCCTGTTGTTGGTGAGCGCGCGGCCATGGCGGCCGCTGTCACCGATACCGGCGAGCGGCGGCCGTGGATGCGGCCGGGCGCGATTTTTTTTCCACCCCCCTCCGGTGGGGCAGGGTTTGCGGCTATATCAGGAATGTCTGAACTCACGGCGGGAGAGCGCCATTGGCTGACGACCCCTACCAAATCCTAGGCGTGCCGCGTGACGCGACGGAAAAACAGATCCGCAGCGCCTTCCTCAAGCTCGCCAAATCCTCCCATCCCGACCTCAACCCCGGCGATCCCGGCGCCGAAGCGCGCTTTAAGGCGATCAACGCCGCTCATGCCCTGCTCTCCGATCCCGCGACGCGGGCCCGCTTTGACCGTGGCGAAATCGATGCCGCCGGCCAAGAACGGCCGCCGCCTGGCGCGCGCTCCTATCGCGCCCACGCCGAAGGCGCTGCCGGCAGCCGCTATCGCCATGCCGCCGGCGACGCCGATGATGACGATCTCGGGGACATTCTCTCCGATTTATTCGGCGCACGCGGCGCCGGCGGCGCGCGGCGGGGCAGGGACCGGCATTACGCCCTCACCATCCCGTTTCTGGAGGCGATGCGGGGTGCGACCGAGCGCCTGACGCTGCCCGAGGGCGGCGAACTCGACGTCCATATCCCGCCCGGGATTGAAAGCGGGCAGCATCTTCGCCTGCGTGGCAAGGGGGAGCCGGGCCGCGGCGATGCCCCACCCGGCGATGCACTGATCGAAATTACGGTCGCGCCGCATAAGCTGTTTCGCCGCGTCGGCCGCGATATCCATCTCGATCTCCCGGTCAGCGTCAGCGAAGCGGTGCTCGGCGCGCGTGTTCCCGTCCCGACCCTCGATGGCCGGGTCATGCTGACCATTCCGCCGGGCTCGGACACGGGCACGAGGCTTCGCCTGCGCGGCAAGGGCGTGCCGGCGTCCGGTGGCCAGTCGGCGGGCGACGGCTATGTTACCCTCCATATAATGCTCGGGCCGGCGGACGAGGAACTCGCGGCGTTTTTGCGCAATCGCCATAATCCGCCATCGTGGGATCCACGCGCCGGGCTGGAGGACGCGGCATGATCACTCTCGACATTTTGGTTGCCAACGAGGCCGGCTTGAGCCGCCTCGATATCGAGCACTGGATCAGGGAAGGCTGGGTGCGCCCGCGGGAGGCGGGTGGCGGCTGGGCGTTCGATGAGATCGACGTCGCCCGGCTCCATCTGATTCGCGTCTTGCGGCACGAATATCGGATCGAGGAGGAGACGCTGCCGCTGGTGCTCGGGCTGCTCGATCAATTATACGATCAGCGACGGCGCCTGCGCCGCCTCTGCAACGCATTGGCGCGGACGGCGCCGCCGGAACTTCGCGCAGCACTGCACGCCGCGCTGCTCGGCGAGGATGAGGCCGACGACCGGGCGGAGACGAGCCCGCCCGCATGATGCGCCGACTTTATCGCCGGATTCTCGCCCTCGCGGCGACGCCGCGGGCGAGTTGGTGGCTCGCGCTGATCGCCTTCGCCGAGGCCAGCGTGTTCCCGATCCCGCCCGACGCCCTCTTGATCCCGATGATCCTCGCGCGGCCGCGCGCCGCCTTTCGCCTCGCCGCGATCGCGACGCTCGCGAGTGTCGCCGGCGGCGCGCTCGGCTATGGCATCGGCTATGCGCTGTTCGATCGGCTCGCGATCCCCATTCTCCAGCTTTATCACCTGGAGCCGGCCTTCGCGCGGTTTCGCGCCGCCTATGCGCAATGGGGGCTTGCGGTCATCCTGATCAAGGGGCTGACGCCGATCCCCTACAAGCTGGTGACGATCGCCTCCGGGGCCGCGCAGTTCGATTTTCCGTTGTTCATGGCCGCCAGTCTCGCGACACGCGGGGCGCGGTTCTTCGCGATTGCCGCCCTCCTTCGCCATTTCGGCGACCGCGCGCGCGATTTCATCGATCGCCGCCTCGGCCTCATCACCGGCGCACTCGCGTTCGGCATCGTTTTCGGCTTCGCGTTGTTGCGCTTTCTGCCCGGCTGATGTCGGGCGAGGGCGCGGCGGGCTCATTCGTCGGCCGCTCGCCCCTCCAGTGTCCAGGGATGGCGCTTTCGCATTTTGGCGCGCAGCGTGCGGAGATTGTCATCGATATTGGTGATGGTGCGCAGCATCGAATTGCCATGCACGCGATAGCGCACCAGCGGCTGATCGACATGCACGCCATAGAGCCCGGCTTCGGCGAGGCGGCACCAGAAATCGAAATCCTCCCACCCGGTCGGGCGGATATCGTGATAGCCGCCGATCGCCGCCCAGGCGGCGAGCCGCACCAGCGCGGTTGCGTCGATGTAATTCCCCGGCGCGAGGCGGATCGGGTCATAGGGAAGGTTCGCGAACACGTCGTCGGCGCCGCCGAAGCGCTGCATCGTCGGATAGGCAAAGGCGGCGCCGCTTTCCTCGAGGGCGGCGAGGCAGCGGCTGAGGCAGTCGGGCAGCAAGATATTGTCGGCGTCGAACGGCATGACATAGGGGGTTTCGGCCTGCGCGAAACCGGCATTGCGGGTGAGCGCGAGACCGGCGTTCTTCCTATTGCGCAACAGCAATGCCCGGCCGAAACGCTGGTGATGGGCGGCGAGCCAGTCTTTCGCGACCGCGAGGGAAGCATCGGTCGAGGCGTCGTCGACGATGACGAGATCGACGGCAGAGAGGGTCTGCGCCTCGATCGAGGCGAGGGTTTCGACGACGTAATCAGCATAATTGTAAAGCGGCACGACGATGGTCGCGACCCCGCGGGCGAGCGTGTCATGGGCGAAGACGATGTCGCTTGCGGGGAGCGCGGGCAAAGCCGGCGCGGGCTGGGCCGCGAGCGCGACATCGAGCGCGAATTGCCGCGCCGCTCGCCTTCCCGGGCGCAAAACCTGATCGAGAAAACTCGCCGCCATCTCCACCCGCCGCTCCGGACCATAGGCCCAAAGGCAATGGAGATAGGCGCGCCCGGCGATTTGTGCCCGTAGCGCCGGATCATCGACGAGACGGAGCAGCGCCGCGTGCCACGCATCCTCGTCGGCGGCGAGAAAGCCGGTTTCGCCGTCGCGGATGGCGCGGCGGAAGGGTGCCGTCGGCGAGCAGACGGATGGAACCCCCGCCAGCGCCGCCTCGAAATATTTGAGTTCGCTTTTCGCCTCGCAAAACGGATTGCCGGCTTCGAGGGGCGCGAGATTGATATCGAAACGGGCGAGTTCGCGCGGCACTTCCGCGA
This portion of the Acidibrevibacterium fodinaquatile genome encodes:
- a CDS encoding anti-sigma factor, with protein sequence MSGSDDDPDLLAGEYVLGCLDAETAAAVVARAAREPALAAAIQAWEQRLAPLAELLPEVAPPPELWPRIAESLPPQRGDLAAAQIRRRLRLWQASTAGALALAAAFAGLLLWRTPPTHAPRAVATLMPASGQGPVFMAMMIGNGEIAITSAAPLSVAADRSLELWELPAGETRPRSLGVLPARGTRVVRAEGAGPATQLMISLEPSGGSPTGAPTGPVLYAGTLAVVD
- a CDS encoding fasciclin domain-containing protein codes for the protein MKRMIAFSLGTALAFAAGGAWAAQDSVVMVGGQAMYPSKTIVMNAVNSADHTTLVAAVKAAGLVDALNGKGPLTVFAPTNEAFNDLPAGTVASLVKPENKATLNKILTYHVVAGDYTSTALRKLILAGNGMATLKTLEGGTLTFMMNGSQNIVMKDEKGNVADITIYDVKQANGVIHVVDKVLMPN
- a CDS encoding DnaJ C-terminal domain-containing protein — encoded protein: MADDPYQILGVPRDATEKQIRSAFLKLAKSSHPDLNPGDPGAEARFKAINAAHALLSDPATRARFDRGEIDAAGQERPPPGARSYRAHAEGAAGSRYRHAAGDADDDDLGDILSDLFGARGAGGARRGRDRHYALTIPFLEAMRGATERLTLPEGGELDVHIPPGIESGQHLRLRGKGEPGRGDAPPGDALIEITVAPHKLFRRVGRDIHLDLPVSVSEAVLGARVPVPTLDGRVMLTIPPGSDTGTRLRLRGKGVPASGGQSAGDGYVTLHIMLGPADEELAAFLRNRHNPPSWDPRAGLEDAA
- a CDS encoding MerR family transcriptional regulator, with the protein product MITLDILVANEAGLSRLDIEHWIREGWVRPREAGGGWAFDEIDVARLHLIRVLRHEYRIEEETLPLVLGLLDQLYDQRRRLRRLCNALARTAPPELRAALHAALLGEDEADDRAETSPPA
- a CDS encoding YqaA family protein produces the protein MMRRLYRRILALAATPRASWWLALIAFAEASVFPIPPDALLIPMILARPRAAFRLAAIATLASVAGGALGYGIGYALFDRLAIPILQLYHLEPAFARFRAAYAQWGLAVILIKGLTPIPYKLVTIASGAAQFDFPLFMAASLATRGARFFAIAALLRHFGDRARDFIDRRLGLITGALAFGIVFGFALLRFLPG